In Hermetia illucens chromosome 1, iHerIll2.2.curated.20191125, whole genome shotgun sequence, one genomic interval encodes:
- the LOC119654168 gene encoding isocitrate dehydrogenase [NAD] subunit gamma, mitochondrial-like, with protein MQSILRKNVFNHANFFKPISHYATVADDPIENRALMTHEYKREIRKFPPSVYGGIHILTCVYSTGLGLKLFNAVRRIVDHSGAPVFWESFALPQSKIKHHYIEEITQSILRNRIAVKSNFELGRKNFGEGSMSYANNYIINSLDLFAGILKFRTFEGLKTKHKNVDMAVVFQNNWGDFHNLEYEPVKGVVESIRVAHGPLFEKLVVYACNYAMRRGRKKISIVHHKIHISIEQSEQLFLETAKKVQSRFPELEFEQMNLRETIGIIFKDPSYFDIICLTDRFASPVASALCGICGGQGLFSGASYNEYIAMFEPAEVKLCLRDNRLLKGPSPIAVLTSTIGALNYVGLGQYADKIEKALYKTILSDKIRTLDLGGRASATQVCDQIMRNIDEIDYCEAKEIPEGGKIREKKESPLF; from the coding sequence ATGCAGTCTATTTTACGCAAGAACGTTTTCAACCATGCGAACTTTTTCAAGCCGATTTCTCACTACGCAACTGTTGCAGATGATCCCATAGAAAACCGTGCGTTGATGACCCATGAATATAAAAGGGAGATCCGTAAATTTCCACCATCCGTATATGGCGGTATACATATTCTCACCTGCGTTTACAGCACGGGTCTAGGTTTGAAGTTGTTCAATGCTGTCCGAAGGATTGTAGATCACAGTGGAGCTCCCGTATTTTGGGAATCGTTCGCCCTACCACAATCCAAAATAAAACACCATTATATCGAAGAGATAACACAGTCGATACTTCGTAACAGAATAGCAGTGAAAAGCAATTTTGAGTTGGGTCGAAAAAATTTTGGAGAAGGTTCCATGTCCTATGCcaataattatataataaacTCGTTGGATTTATTTGCTGGTATTTTGAAGTTCCGAACTTTCGAAGGACTCAAAACTAAACACAAGAATGTCGATATGGCGGTAGTTTTCCAGAACAATTGGGGTGATTTCCATAATCTCGAATATGAACCAGTGAAAGGGGTCGTCGAAAGTATTCGCGTTGCACATGGTCCCCTCTTTGAAAAGCTTGTCGTCTATGCATGTAACTACGCAATGAGACGAGGACGTAAAAAAATAAGCATAGTCCATCACAAGATACACATTTCAATTGAGCAATCTGAGCAATTGTTCCTTGAGACTGCTAAGAAAGTCCAGTCAAGATTTCCTGAGTTAGAATTCGAACAAATGAACCTCCGTGAAACTATCGGTATCATCTTCAAAGATCCAAGCTACTTCGATATCATTTGTCTGACAGATAGATTTGCATCACCCGTCGCTTCAGCACTCTGTGGAATTTGTGGAGGACAAGGTCTCTTTTCTGGAGCCAGCTATAACGAGTATATAGCCATGTTCGAGCCGGCTGAAGTGAAATTGTGCTTAAGAGATAACAGATTGCTCAAAGGACCTAGTCCTATAGCCGTTCTCACTTCTACTATTGGAGCATTGAATTATGTCGGGCTGGGACAGTATGCGGACAAAATAGAAAAGGCTCTTTATAAAACGATTTTAAGTGATAAAATAAGAACATTAGATTTGGGCGGAAGGGCGTCAGCGACACAAGTTTGTGACCAGATAATGAGAAACATCGATGAGATAGATTATTGCGAGGCTAAGGAAATTCCGGAGGGTGGCAAGATcagagaaaagaaagaaagtccGTTGTTTTGA